The DNA sequence atcaccaCACATCTAACTCAGTTCTGACTTACTTTGTCCTCAATGAACCAGAACTCCACTTGAAGGCCTGGAGGACACCAAACTCCGGCTCTCTTCCCTTGGAAGGCAGTAGGAACGTTTGCTCTACGCATACCATGATGAAGATGGAATGGTATGAAACCTAATTCTGGGCCCAATACCTAAAATGGATTCTCCCTTCCCCACAGCTCTAGGATAAACTCACAATAGGAGTCATGCTGAGTAGATCTTTGTCCCACCCTAGTGGGCTTCTATTTCTCCCCTAACAAAACCTGGATTgccacagatgaggaaagtggagGGGAAAGCACGGGTTCAGTAGGTGGCACCTGGGGGTTACAGTATGTCAAATCAAGAATTGCTACTCCCTTTTGGAAGGTGGAAGGGGTGGATAAGCAATGTATGAACTTAGCAATAAATACTTTGTTCTCCACATCTGGTTCATCTCTTGTCTCTAGATATATTCTCCAGTTCCAGTCTTAGAAGGAGTTCTTGAGAGGAATGCTAATTTATGGCTGGGAGGCCTGAGGCTAGGTAGGTGAAGGGCATATGGCTGGAAAACATGGCTTCTTGGGCACACTCTTCTCCTCTCACTCTCCTTACACCAAGGGGTCCAGCTGTCCCTAACCCTGGTGAAAAACAAGGCTTATTGGCTGCTGCACACACAAATGTTTATTGTTTCTCAAGCTCTCAGGATTGAAGATGTAGGATAAAGGGCTGACAGGTTAAGGTAGGGCTCCCCTCTACTTGTCCTTCTTATCATAGGTGCCAGCATCCTTGTAGCCACTCACATAGCCCGAGCTGTCAGTCACCTCTTCCCGTCCTGCAATGCCCTTGCCCTTGCCACTCTCATCAAAGCGTTCCTTGTGGGTGCCAGTGTACTTGCTGGTGTCTGTTAGCCGGTCCACTCCACCTACTGTTGTTGCTTTCTGCAAGCCAGAGGATCAGTTGGCACCCTCTTCCCTtccccctgtccccaccccatcaTATCCTTTCTCTAAAGATGGCCTTAGAAACTGCTGGTGTTTGGAGCTCCTGCTCTCCTCTTGGCATGGTGCTGCTTTCTTAGGGCCTGGCTGCAGCTGTGGACAGGAACTGTGGCAAATCTAGTCATGTAGTCATGAGGAAGGCGGAGTCCAGTGTTACAGGAAtgtgtggggagtggggagggagggaaggtggaTTTTTCTGTTTCCAGAGGAGTTATTGTGACTAAGCTGCTGCCAGAAGATTTCAACTCCAGACCCACTAGGCAAATTCTAGCTGCCTGGGCTCAGATACTAGAGCCTTAGGAATGAGTCtaaattttactattaaaatagCCATAGGCAATGGGCAATCCACTTCCCTTCTCTAGGACacagttttctcacctgtgaaatgaCTAGATGACTCTAAAGCCTGTCCCCAAACCCACTGTGCATGGGATGCTTTCTGCTCTGTCTCTTACACTTATACTGTTGGTAGGGGTTAGAGACATCAGAAGGTGGGAGACTGAAGCAGAAGGGATTAAGGCAAATAGGGTCAAGGGTTAGGGTTGAAGAAAGTCACTCACAGTAGTACCAGTGGTGGCTGGATCCTTGCCCTCCATGAGTTTATAAATGTTCTCCAAGACTTCATCTGGGGTCTTGCCCTTGAACCGCTTCTGGCCCAGCTCCTTCATTGCTTCTTGGAACTGTGAAAATGTTATGGTTCGAGCATTCTTGGCCctggaaattcagacagaaatcCAGAAACTTTGGAACATGAACTGTACCTGCCATGCTCTAATCCTTCTCTAATTCAGATTTGGCCTCTTTTGTCCTATCACTTAGTGTCTTGAAAGCAGGGCATAGCACAGTACTGGGCACCCAATAGGTGCTGAGTAGGCCCACTTCAAATGTTCTGCCCTACAAACAGAATGGAAGTTCCAGGTTCCACTACCTTGCTCATTCTGCTCCCCACTCCCCCCCTCTGGGCCTGTGCTTCTTTGGTCTCTTTACTTGACTTTGCTGAACACAATGTCCACATCAGTGGAGGTGACTCTCTTGCCATCCATGATGTCACAGTCTTTGCACAGCTTGGAGAAGTTCTTGTTGGTAATTTCAATGCCACTGCCTGATGATTCTCCGAAGGCAGCAAACCGTTGGAATGTTTTCTCTGCTTCTGATGCCATGGTCAatgggaggtggaggagggcaGCAGGAGGCAGACTTCGGggtgagggaggaggggaagggaggactGAGGAGTAATGAGGATGGGGGGGTTAAGATAAAAGTCAGAATCAATAAAGACAACAGCCCTCATCCCCTCCCTGTTGCTCTCTCATCCCTTCCCCCTTGCTTCCCATCCAACCCGCCCAGTTACAGATCAGTTTCCCCTTCCCAGCAGGGATACTAGTGTGGACTCTATAAACTGAATAATCACCTCCACCAACCCTTCCCTGCCACTTTTGTGTACCTGAGAGTGACCAGATGATGTCTGATCCTTCCCAGCCTTTGAATATATGTGTATGCAGATATGTGGGAGCCAGCTGGCTGAGGAGACTGTGTGGCAATGGGGAGACAGaaaggggaggagaaagaagCTTCTATGACCTCAGCAGTGTTTTGTGACATCATGTCCAGACCCAGCCATGGCCCTGCTTTGAGGGGAGGGAACTTTTGGTCTCCTTACATTGCCTACTGCAACAATCTCAGTGCCGACCTTCTGACCTCTCCATATGATCCAACTTCCTTCATTGTAGCAGCCTAGCTTGCCAGTCCTCTGGGTCCTGCTCAAATTGTCTTTTGCTCTGCGCCATGCCAAAAGCTGAAGAGAGCCCAGGGAAGGGGTTAATGAAAACAGGTTGGGATCAGTCCAATATTGTGCTCCTTTCTAGTTTCTAGGCCTTGCAGTAGTGACTGATATGGAGAGTCACACCAACTTTGACAGAGCAATCCCAATAGGAACTTTAAATGGCCTCCAGTGTTGGACCCAACATAGAAAGAGAATGGGAAGGTCAGGGCAAGGGTGTCTCAGACTACGAAAAATCTAACACACAGGTTTTTGTACAGGTCAAGTATACTTTcaggggtttttctttttgagcaTCTCTACAGCCAAAGGCCATTTAGATGGACAAACTTGAGGGGTCCTAAGATAGAGCAACTAACATGGTGacttttctccctttcctatCTAATCAGTCACCAATTTCTATAAGCGGCTTTTCTTTGTCTTCCAAATCCATTCCTATTGCTTCCACCCTTATTCAAGTCCTTGTCAATTCAGATCTGGATGACTACCCTGGCTTTTAGTGACTCTCTTCCCCAAGTCAAATGCTTCACCTCCAACCACTCCATAATCCATCTCTGTAGTTCTCCCATTGgattaattttcacaaaataatattttctaccCATTACTCCTGATCAAGAACATTCTGTGTCTCTTCATGTCCCACCTTTTTGGCTTGGCATTCAAGGACTTGTACAACTTGGCTCCAATCTACCTTTTCAGGTATCACCCACTCTCACTAGCATTATTCTTCAGTTCAGGCCATAATGGCCTAATCGAAATGCCCTTCAGAAGCAAGGGTTAGTCTTTGGAGAGGAATGAATCTGGGTGAGGGTTTGAATCCCAGTATGTCATCTACTTGCTGGGTCACCCTGggcaaatattaaacttctctaaGCTTTAGACCTCTTCTGTATGGTAAGGACAATGATACTTATCTTATAGTATTGGGGGATAATATATGGGAACCGCCTGGCACCTAGTTGCTACATTCAATTCTTCAAAATAACTTGTGCATTTCTTTCTCCAAACTTTCCCTCATGCTCTCTCTCTGCCATGAGAGAATGCCCCCCCTCCCACTCAAATACTCCACCACTGCACTCCTCATAGGTAGTTCAGCCTATGAACAGAACCTTTATCCTTCTCTGAATTATAGTAAGATAATGGCTCCCAACTTGTGGTCTGACGCCTCCTGTGGTAAGTGTTTCTGAATTATTGCAAGGGGCCCTGGAAGCCACATGTGAAAAGAGGACTGATTGTCAACTGGGTAAATATGCCTTGAACATGTAGGTCTTACTAAAATAAAAGCAGATGTGATTATCAGAATAGTGTACAAACTTATTTGAAAGTATTGCTGCATTCATAGCTTGTCTTTATGTATACTAAAAACATCATGTGGGCATGGAAATCTCCCATCTCTCACTTGAGAAGCATAGGAAACTACTGCCATAGGACTTACTGTCTAAACAATTTGACTTAAATATACatcattttctttagctttttatGTCTTTATACCTTCTCTCGAAAATTCAATCGTAATCTTCTAGAGAGGGTATGAGTAGACTTCTCACTCTGAATTCTACACTTCTTCTACAAAGTGGTgtgcacatagtaggtacttaaaACTGCTGCTTAGACGACAGTATAGTTTGATATTGCTTCTATCCCAAGGGAAGGAAGTTGGAGAGAGAGAGTATCTTTGTTGAACTACTTACCCTCAGTCAGGCCCCAAGGTGCCCTGACAGGGAGGAACCCTATCTTCCCACTTAAGCAGCTTCACTTCTGCCTACAGTAGGCTGGGACCCCTTGACCTAGGAAGCAAACAGATCCAGTGGAAATTTCCCACCTCCTCCCTGTGCAGCCAGGCCCATAGGCCCCTTATCAGGTTCCCCCTGAGTCATCCTGACCCAGAGACGAATTTAGATGCTGGAACCTCCAggttcccctccctcccccactccaaGTAAGACTACTTTAGACACATCAAGGAAAGCTGAAGGCAAAAGGTCTCAACTCCAGCTGTCTTTCTCCCCCAGTTCTACCAGGGTTGGTGAAATCTTTCTTTCCTGTCCTATGCATCTTTAGCGTTGATCCTAATTTCAGCTGACTTTTTCCTGTGCAGGAGAGTGTTAACTTGGGATTCAGAGGGGAGAAGGACTAGGCAAGGAGCCAGGATGCCCAGCTTCTCTGCCAATTTCTAGTAAAATAGTTATGGAGGGAGTGGGGGAATGTTCCCAAGGAAAACTTGGGTGCTCCAAATTGGAGGAGGTAGAGGGGTCCTTTAGTTTGGGGTGAGCTGAAAGCTGGGCTTCATCTTAACCAGTTCTCCTACTCTAGGTCTCCTCCTCCCTCTTGGCCCCTCCTTCTTTCCAATTGATCCTGCCAAGTGGGGATGAAAGGGGCATTGATGCTCCTTGGATGGGGGAGGGAGATTGTGGTAGGTGGGGGTGGTGGTTCCCAGGCAGAAGGGGGAAAGGCAATTTGGGGGTCTTGGGGAGGCAGTCTGTGCAGGCGTTGAAGTTGGCAGCTCGAGTTCCATTGGCCATTGTTCCCAACTGGCTTGGTGCCCAGCCCCCGAAATGGAAGCTAAGGAATTAGGCCAAAGAAGGATGGAATCGGGACCGGCAagagggagggtggtggtggAGAGGGGATGGAAGAGGGGCAGGTGCAAAGATTCAATCTGGTTTACTTTTGTCTAAAGACAACTTCGAGTCCCTTAGTCAAATCAATTATCCCATTCCTCTGAGGGGCAAACAGAGGGTAAGCTCAGGCAAAGAGATTGGCCCTTCAGCGTTGTGATTCAGCCAGGCCGAGCAAGTCTCACCCTCCTTTTTTGGGCCGGTCTGGGAGGGGCTAGCACGGAAGCCACAGGGTCTCTTGGGTCCCAGCCCGGGACACGGCGTTCTCCCCAAAcccccattcccccccccccccccccgccccaccccgcgCAGTGCTAACTCCGCCCTTGTGCCTGCTTGCCCTAGAGTCAGAGCCCCTGGGGGTCCCCGAACCCTCCCCCGAAACCCGTTAGG is a window from the Tamandua tetradactyla isolate mTamTet1 chromosome 14, mTamTet1.pri, whole genome shotgun sequence genome containing:
- the TPPP2 gene encoding tubulin polymerization-promoting protein family member 2 — its product is MASEAEKTFQRFAAFGESSGSGIEITNKNFSKLCKDCDIMDGKRVTSTDVDIVFSKVKAKNARTITFSQFQEAMKELGQKRFKGKTPDEVLENIYKLMEGKDPATTGTTKATTVGGVDRLTDTSKYTGTHKERFDESGKGKGIAGREEVTDSSGYVSGYKDAGTYDKKDK